One part of the Vitis riparia cultivar Riparia Gloire de Montpellier isolate 1030 chromosome 15, EGFV_Vit.rip_1.0, whole genome shotgun sequence genome encodes these proteins:
- the LOC117932133 gene encoding mediator of RNA polymerase II transcription subunit 12 isoform X2, whose amino-acid sequence MQRYHAPNCNSAVNSNAIGGPSARDSARADSSSLSANFSLNSRRQSQLTPYKLKCDKESLNSRLGPPDFHPQTSTCPEETLTQEYVQHGYRETVVGLEDAREISLTQIQAFSKPTVLKCKEAIRKRLRAINESRAQKRKAGQVYGVPLSGSLLTKPCVFPEQRPCGEDFRKKWIEGLSQHHKRLRSLADHVPHGFRKKNLFEVLIRNNVPLLRATWFIKVTYLNQVRPASASISSGSPDKIQLSRTELWTKDVIDYLQGLLEEFFSRNNSHSTQHSRDKSQQILYAGSIQHKSDPVSGLDSEEPSLHFKWWYVVRILQWHHAEGLILPSLIIDWALRQLQDKELLEILQLLLPIIYGVIETVVLSQTYVRTLVGVAVRFIREPSPGGSDLVDNSRRAYTSSALVEMLRFLILAVPDTFVALDCFPLPPCVVSHVANDGSFLTKVSEDTIKIKNRPAEVPTVLRDKVLDGQYPSLSFDHIVSSIQKRADNLAKAASPGYPCHSEAKAVQALDKALVDGDVRGAYKFLFDDHCDGAVNEGWIAEVSPCLRSSLKWIGTVSSSLVCSVFFLCEWATCDFRDFRTAPPHDTKFTGRKDFSQVYIAIRLLKLKLRDIQNPGCCKNNSTAGINTLAKGSSQPNNNSGRISVVNAYENKNNLKNMDRASIDSLDIFQSPGPLHDIIVCWIDQHEAHKGEGFKRLQLLIMELARSGIFYPQAYVRQLIVSGIMDRNGPIVDLDRRKRHYRILKQLPGSYMRDALEGAQVTEVGLLSDAILIYSNERRLVLQGLLWDQYKSKNIASISSRRPKHLPVSARDGASPASVDQWRTLQSASSMLSGKTAKSNADIEELKAAISGLLQLPNSSTTSADTGLDESQGSVKKSVGSNCNKMDLVEGTPGCEECRRAKRQKLSEDRSSYQGHSPNPSDDEDTWWVRKGPKSSESFKIDPPLKAAKQTSRGRQKIVRKTQSLAQLAAARIEGSQGASTSHICDNRISCPHHRTGMEGEAPKSIDEVKATHCSDIVSIGKALKQLRFMEKRTITMWLATVVRQFVEENEKTVAKGGQFSRPFSVDDRSSLRWKFGEEELSSTLYLMDVCNDLVSAAKFLLWLLPKVLSNPSSTIHGGRNIMMLPRNVESHACEVGEAYLLSSIRRYENILVATDLIPETLSATVLRAAAVMASNGRVSGSLALVYARYLLKKYGNVCSVIEWERHFKLTGDKRLISELESGRSLEGEFGFPLGVPAGVEDLDEFFHQKISHTRVSRVGLSMKDIVQRNVDDALHYLFGKERKLFAPATPKAPAIEKWDDGYQIAQQIVIQLMECIRQTGGAAQEGDPSLVSSAVSAIVCNVGPSMAKLPDFSAGNNYLNFPSTTSSLNFARRILRIHITCLCLLKEALGERQSRVFEIALAAEASSALATAFAPVKAPRSQFQLSPEAHDSNASMSNEILNNSAKLGRATKILAAVSALVIGAVIHGVISLERMVTVFRLKEGLDVIQFIRNTRSNSNGNPRSLGAFKVDNSVEVCVHWFRLLIGNCKTVCDGLVVDLMGEPSIVALSRMQRTLPLNLVFPPAYSIFSFVVWRPFILNANITNREDIHQLYQSLTLAISDAIKHLPFRDVCMRDTHGFYDLVAADASDSEFAAMLELNGPDLHLRAMAFVPLRARLFLNAIIDCKMPNTSLTQDDVSWVSGHAESKVPYAENETKLLDKLVHILDTLQPAKFHWQWVELRLLLNEQALVEKVDNHDVTLAEAIHSMSPNPEKAVASENENNFILIILTRLLVRPYAAALFSEVVHLFGRSLEDSTLLQAKWFLVGQDVLFGRKSIRQRLINIAESKGLSTKVQFWKPWGWSYSSLDPVATKGDKKKFEVTSLEEGEVVEEGTDSKRYGKGSTQMSDFEGFNVSQQHATERALVELVLPCIDQSSDDSRNAFASDLIKQMHTIEQQINTVTRGTTKQAGTVLSGVEGPANKGNNRKGMRGGSPGLARRPTGVADSAPPSPAALRASMALRLQFLLRLLPIICAEGEQSRNMRQSLASVILRLLGSRVVHEDADLSLYSTQSPPSKREAESLMEASTAASLDLSGESLFDRLLLVLHGLLSSCRPSWLKSKSASKSTTESIKEFSGFDREAAENLQNDLDCMQLPDTIRWRIQAAMPILVPSGRCSISCQPPSVSSAAVASLQPSLSFPAFHPGNTNQSQRNSSSLVRPGKLKNMPLQQDHDIEIDPWTLLEDGAGAGPSSGNTAVIGSGDHANLRASSWLRGTVRVRRTDLTYIGAVDDDS is encoded by the exons ATGCAAAGGTATCATGCACCCAACTGCAATAGTGCAGTCAATAGCAATGCAATTGGTGGGCCATCAGCTAGGGATAGTGCTCGAGCTGATTCGTCTTCATTGTCAGCTAACTTCTCCCTGAATTCAAG GCGACAATCTCAGCTAACACCATACAAGTTGAAGTGTGATAAAGAATCTCTGAATTCCAG ACTTGGGCCACCTGATTTTCACCCCCAAACTTCAACTTGCCCAGAGGAGACTCTCACCCAGGAATATGTTCAGCATGGATACAGGGAGACTGTTGTGGGACTCGAG GATGCCAGAGAGATCTCACTCACTCAGATTCAAGCTTTCAGTAAGCCTACAGTTCTAAAATGCAAAGAG GCAATCAGAAAGCGGCTTAGGGCCATCAATGAATCTCGGGCTCAAAAGCGCAAG GCAGGTCAAGTTTATGGAGTGCCTCTTTCAGGCTCACTCTTGACTAAGCCTTGTGTTTTTCCTGAGCAAAGGCCTTGTGGTGAAGACTTCCGAAAGAAATGGATTGAG GGTTTATCCCAACATCACAAACGATTGCGTTCTTTGGCCGATCATGTTCCTCATGGTTTCAGGAAGAAAAACCTTTTTGAAGTTCTTATCAGGAATAATGTTCCATTACTGAGAGCAACTTGGTTTATTAAAGTAACTTATCTTAACCAG GTTCGCCCTGCCTCTGCCAGTATTTCTTCTGGCTCACCTGACAAGATTCAGTTGTCTCGCACTGAGCTCTGGACAAAAGATGTTATTGATTACTTGCAGGGCCTCCTGGAGGAATTTTTCTCAAGAAATAATTCTCATTCCACTCAACACAGCAGGGATAAATCACAACAAATCCTTTATGCTGGGTCAATACAGCACAAGAGTGACCCTGTATCAGGTCTTGATAGTGAGGAGCCTTCCCTACATTTTAAGTGGTGGTATGTGGTGCGGATCTTGCAATGGCACCATGCTGAAGGCCTGATTCTTCCTTCGCTCATCATTGATTGGGCTCTTCGTCAACTACAG GACAAAGAATTGCTTGAGATCTTGCAGCTGCTATTGCCTATCATATATGGTGTTATAGAAACTGTTGTTCTATCTCAGACGTATGTACGCACTCTTGTGGGAGTAGCTGTTCGTTTTATCAGGGAACCTTCTCCAGGTGGTTCTGATCTGGTTGATAATTCGAGGAGGGCATACACTTCCTCTGCTCTGGTTGAGATGCTTCGATTTTTGATACTGGCTGTGCCTGATACATTTGTCGCTTTGGATTGCTTTCCTTTGCCCCCCTGTGTCGTATCTCATGTTGCAAATGATGGGAGTTTCTTAACGAAGGTATCTGAGGAtacaataaagataaaaaatcgTCCTGCAGAGGTTCCTACTGTGCTTAGAGATAAAGTTCTTGATGGTCAGTACCCATCCTTGTCTTTTGATCACATTGTTTCATCCATTCAAAAACGTGCTGATAATCTTGCTAAAGCTGCAAGTCCAGGGTATCCATGTCATAGTGAGGCAAAAGCTGTCCAGGCCTTGGATAAGGCTCTTGTAGATGGAGATGTGAGAGGCGCATATAAATTTCTCTTTGATGATCATTGTGATGGTGCTGTTAATGAAGGCTGGATTGCAGAAGTCAGCCCATGCCTAAGATCTTCATTGAAGTGGATTGGAACTGTGAGCTCATCACTTGTTTGCTCTGTATTTTTCCTCTGTGAGTGGGCAACATGTGATTTCAGGGATTTTAGGACTGCTCCACCCCATGATACGAAGTTCACTGGGAGGAAAGATTTCTCTCAAGTTTATATTGCAATTCGGCTTTTGAAGCTAAAGTTGAGAGATATACAAAATCCAGGCTGTTGCAAGAATAACAGCACAGCTGGAATCAATACCCTTGCAAAAGGTTCCAGTCAGCCAAATAATAATTCTGGCAGAATTTCGGTGGTAAATgcatatgaaaacaaaaataacttgAAAAATATGGATAGGGCAAGCATAGATTCATTGGATATTTTCCAAAGCCCTGGTCCTTTACATGATATTATAGTTTGTTGGATTGATCAACATGAAGCACATAAAGGAGAAGGTTTTAAACGCCTTCAACTGCTCATTATGGAACTTGCACGGTCTGGCATTTTTTACCCTCAGGCGTATGTAAGGCAGCTTATAGTTAGTGGAATTATGGATAGGAATGGACCTATTGTTGATCTGGACAGGCGGAAGAGACACTATCGAATCTTGAAGCAGCTGCCTGGGTCTTATATGCGTGATGCTCTGGAGGGAGCACAAGTTACTGAAGTGGGATTACTTTCTGACGCCATTCTTATTTACTCAAATGAACGTCGCCTTGTGCTTCAGGGGCTTCTTTGGGATCAATATAAAAGTAAGAACATTGCAAGTATTTCATCTCGTAGACCAAAGCACCTGCCAGTCTCTGCTAGAGATGGTGCTTCCCCTGCTTCTGTTGATCAATGGAGGACTCTTCAGTCTGCATCTAGTATGTTATCTGGTAAAACTGCCAAAAGCAATGCTGACATTGAAGAATTGAAGGCTGCTATTTCGGGATTGTTGCAGCTTCCAAATTCTTCTACAACATCTGCAGATACTGGACTTGATGAATCTCAAGGGAGTGTTAAGAAGTCTGTTGGGTCAAATTGTAACAAAATGGATCTAGTAGAAGGAACACCTGGATGTGAAGAATGTAGAAGGGCAAAGAGACAAAAATTAAGTGAAGATCGGAGTTCATATCAAGGACATTCACCAAATCCATCAGATGACGAGGATACATGGTGGGTGAGGAAGGGGCCTAAATCCTCAGAGTCCTTCAAAATTGATCCACCTCTTAAAGCAGCCAAGCAGACCTCAAGGGGCAGACAAAAGATTGTCCGGAAAACTCAGAGCCTTGCTCAATTAGCAGCTGCTAGGATTGAGGGTAGCCAGGGAGCATCTACAAGCCACATATGTGATAACAGGATAAGCTGCCCTCACCACAGAACTGGTATGGAAGGAGAAGCTCCTAAGTCAATAGATGAGGTGAAAGCAACTCATTGCAGTGATATTGTTTCAATTGGAAAAGCTTTAAAGCAGTTGCGTTTTATGGAGAAACGGACCATCACAATGTGGTTGGCAACTGTAGTTAGGCAGTTTGTTGAAGAGAATGAAAAGACTGTTGCCAAGGGTGGCCAATTTAGTCGGCCTTTCTCTGTTGATGACAGGAGCTCTCTGCGATGGAAATTTGGTGAAGAAGAATTGTCTTCTACACTCTATTTGATGGATGTTTGTAATGATTTAGTTTCAGCAGCCaaatttcttctttggttgTTGCCCAAGGTTCTTAGTAACCCCAGTTCTACAATTCATGGAGGGAGGAACATTATGATGCTGCCTAGGAATGTGGAAAGCCATGCATGTGAAGTTGGGGAGGCATATCTGCTGTCTTCTATCCGAAG GTATGAGAATATACTTGTTGCAACAGATCTCATTCCTGAAACCTTATCTGCAACAGTGCTCCGTGCTGCTGCAGTTATGGCCTCAAATGGAAGGGTTTCAGGTTCATTAGCGTTGGTTTATGCTCGATACCTGTTGAAGAAATATGGTAATGTGTGTAGCGTCATTGAATGGGAGAGGCATTTCAAGTTAACAGGTGATAAGAGACTTATTTCTGAACTTGAATCTGGCCGGTCGCTGGAAGGGGAGTTTGGGTTTCCACTTGGAGTTCCAGCCGGCGTTGAGGATCTTGATGAATTTTTCCATCAAAAAATAAGTCACACTCGGGTATCCAGAGTGGGTTTGAGCATGAAAGATATAGTGCAAAGAAATGTTGATGATGCTCTTCACTATCTCTTTGGCAAAGAGAGAAAACTTTTTGCACCTGCTACACCCAAAGCTCCTGCCATCGAAAAATGGGATGATGGATATCAAATTGCTCAACAAATAGTTATTCAACTAATGGAGTGCATTAGGCAAACTGGTGGTGCTGCTCAAGAAGGGGACCCCTCTTTGGTGTCTTCTGCTGTTTCTGCAATTGTCTGTAATGTGGGGCCATCCATGGCAAAATTACCTGATTTCTCAGCGggtaataattatttgaattttccttCCACAACAAGTTCATTGAATTTTGCTCGGCGCATTTTACGCATTCATATTACTTGCCTATGCTTACTTAAGGAAGCTCTTGGAGAGAGACAAAGCCGTGTATTTGAGATAGCACTTGCAGCAGAAGCTTCGTCTGCTCTTGCTACAGCTTTTGCTCCTGTAAAGGCTCCTCGTAGTCAGTTTCAGTTGTCTCCTGAAGCTCATGATTCCAATGCATCCATGTCAAATGAAATTCTGAATAACTCTGCCAAACTCGGGAGAGCTACCAAAATTTTAGCTGCTGTGTCAGCACTTGTTATTGGGGCAGTTATTCATGGAGTCATTAGCTTGGAGAGGATGGTAACTGTCTTCAGGTTAAAGGAGGGCTTGGATGTTATTCAATTTATACGGAATACACGATCCAATTCGAATGGGAATCCCAGGTCACTTGGGGCTTTTAAGGTGGATAATTCAGTTGAAGTTTGTGTGCATTGGTTTAGGCTGCTGATTGGGAACTGCAAAACTGTTTGTGATGGATTAGTTGTGGATCTCATGGGTGAACCATCTATAGTAGCTCTATCAAGGATGCAACGAACACTCCCTCTTAATTTAGTCTTTCCGCCTGcatattcaatattttcatttgttgtaTGGAGGCCATTTATTCTTAATGCTAACATCACAAACCGTGAGGACATCCACCAATTGTATCAATCTTTAACATTGGCCATAAGCGATGCCATAAAGCATCTGCCTTTTCGGGATGTGTGTATGAGAGACACTCACGGTTTCTATGATCTTGTAGCTGCAGATGCCAGTGATTCTGAGTTTGCTGCCATGTTAGAGTTGAATGGTCCAGATCTGCATTTGAGAGCTATGGCCTTTGTTCCTCTACGTGCAAGGCTTTTCCTGAATGCCATCATTGATTGCAAAATGCCAAACACTTCATTGACACAGGATGATGTAAGTTGGGTTTCTGGACATGCTGAGTCGAAAGTTCCATATGCAGAAAATGAGACCAAGCTTCTGGATAAGCTAGTGCATATTTTGGATACCCTGCAACCTGCAAAATTTCATTGGCAATGGGTTGAGCTCAGGCTTCTGCTAAATGAACAAGCCCTTGTTGAAAAAGTCGACAACCATGATGTGACCTTAGCAGAGGCTATTCACTCTATGTCACCCAACCCTGAAAAAGCTGTGGCTTCTGAGAATGAGAACAACTTCATTCTGATCATTCTGACAAGGTTACTTGTACGGCCTTATGCCGCAGCCCTTTTCTCAGAGGTGGTGCACTTGTTTGGGAGGTCCCTGGAAGATTCAACGTTGTTGCAAGCTAAATGGTTTTTGGTAGGTCAAGATGTtctatttggaaggaaatcTATTAGACAACGGCTTATTAATATTGCTGAGAGTAAAGGTCTCTCCACTAAGGTCCAGTTTTGGAAGCCATGGGGCTGGTCTTATTCTAGTTTGGATCCAGTTGCCACCAAGGGAGATAAGAAGAAATTCGAAGTCACTTCCCTTGAAGAAGGGGAGGTTGTAGAAGAAGGTACAGACTCCAAAAGATATGGAAAAGGGTCTACCCAAATGTCTGATTTTGAAGGTTTCAATGTCAGCCAGCAGCATGCAACTGAGAGAGCTCTTGTTGAATTGGTTCTTCCTTGCATAGATCAAAGCTCTGATGATTCACGCAATGCCTTTGCAAGTGATTTGATCAAGCAGATGCATACTATTgaacaacaaataaatacagTTACTCGTGGGACAACTAAGCAGGCAGGAACTGTTCTTTCTGGAGTTGAAGGTCCTGCAAACAAAGGCAATAACAGGAAAGGTATGAGAGGTGGTAGTCCTGGTTTAGCTAGGCGACCAACTGGAGTAGCTGATTCTGCACCACCCTCCCCTGCAGCATTGCGAGCTTCCATGGCACTGCGGTTGCAGTTCCTCCTGAGATTGCTTCCTATCATTTGTGCAGAAGG GGAGCAATCACGGAACATGAGGCAAAGTCTTGCCTCAGTAATACTTCGTCTCCTTGGAAGTCGAGTTGTGCATGAGGATGCAGACCTCTCCCTTTATTCCACGCAGAGTCCTCCCTCAAAGAGGGAGGCAGAGTCACTGATGGAGGCTTCTACTGCTGCTTCTCTTGATTTATCTGGTGAAAGTCTCTTTGATCGGCTGTTGTTGGTTCTCCATGGTTTGTTGAGCAGTTGTCGGCCGAGTTGGCTGAAGTCAAAGTCTGCCTCAAAGTCAACCACTGAATCTATCAAGGAATTTTCTGGATTTGATCGTGAGGCAGCAGAGAATTTACAG AATGACTTGGATTGCATGCAATTGCCTGACACGATCCGCTGGCGTATCCAAGCTGCAATGCCAATTCTTGTCCCTTCTGGCCGGTGTTCCATCTCTTGCCAGCCACCATCTGTCTCCTCTGCGGCTGTTGCTTCACTTCAACCGAGCCTCTCATTTCCTGCATTCCACCCTGGAAATACAAACCAGTCTCAAAGGAATTCCAGTTCTTTGGTGCGACCTGGGAAACTAAAGAATATGCCGTTGCAGCAGGACCATGATATAGAAATTGATCCATGGACGCTATTGGAAGACGGGGCAGGGGCCGGACCATCTTCAGGTAACACTGCTGTGATTGGCAGTGGTGACCACGCTAATCTTAGGGCATCTAGCTGGCTTAGAGGGACTGTGAGAGTGCGGCGAACGGACCTCACATACATTGGTGCCGTGGATGATGACAGCTGA